DNA from Actinoplanes sp. SE50/110:
ACGGGGTGGCCGGGCGCAAGATCGTGGTGCAGGAGCACGGTGAGCCGCAGACCGAGTTCGTGAACGCGCTGCGCGCCGCCGGGGCCGCCGTGGTCGAGGTGCCGGTGTACCGCTGGGCGCTGCCGGCCGACACCACCCCGGTCCGCCGGCTGGCCGAGCAGGTGGCCGCCGGGCAGATCGATGCGGTCACGTTCACCAGCGCGCCGGCGGTCAAGGCGTTCCTGCAGATCGCCGGGGAGACCGGCGTGGACGTGCCGGCCGCCTTCCGGGACGGCACGCTGGCCGCCTGCGTGGGTCCGGTGACCGCGGCGCCGCTGGTGGAGCGGGACGTGCCGGTGGTGATGCCGGAACGGTTCCGGCTCGGTGCGCTGATCAAGACGGTCACCGACGAGCTGCCCCGGCGGGCGGTGCGGCTGCGGGTCGCCGGGACGACGCTCGAGGTTCGCGGGCACGCGGTGCTGATCGACGGGGCGGTCCACGCGCTGGCCCCGGCCGCCATGGCGATCCTGGCGTCGCTGGCCCGCCGGCCGGGCGCGGTGGTCTCCAAGGAACAGCTCGCGGCGGCGCTGCCGCGGGGCAACGACGGGCACGCCGTGGACGTGGCGGTGGCCCGGCTGCGGGCCGCCCTCGGCTCCGGCAGGCACATCGAGACCGTGATCAAACGCGGCTACCGTCTCCGGGTCGACGAAGCAGCCTGAGCGGAGCACCGGTCATACCGGTGACGCCGCGCGGCCGGCACCCGATGATCATGCCGGGGCGGCCGCGGGGTCCGGCGACGCCGCCAGGGTCGCACCGAAGC
Protein-coding regions in this window:
- a CDS encoding uroporphyrinogen-III synthase, which produces MTEGALAGFTVAVTAERRRGEMTALLERRGARVVSAPAITIVPLIDDDALRAATEACIGLEPHLVVATTGFGFRGWLEAAEGWGLAETLREALRAAKIIARGPKPCGAIRAAGLSEDWAAKTEASEEVLERLLHDGVAGRKIVVQEHGEPQTEFVNALRAAGAAVVEVPVYRWALPADTTPVRRLAEQVAAGQIDAVTFTSAPAVKAFLQIAGETGVDVPAAFRDGTLAACVGPVTAAPLVERDVPVVMPERFRLGALIKTVTDELPRRAVRLRVAGTTLEVRGHAVLIDGAVHALAPAAMAILASLARRPGAVVSKEQLAAALPRGNDGHAVDVAVARLRAALGSGRHIETVIKRGYRLRVDEAA